A section of the Marinoscillum sp. 108 genome encodes:
- a CDS encoding polysaccharide biosynthesis/export family protein codes for MFRLDDNFTEEDLSEPVKKAEENYLIQVNDYIELNLFTNDGERIIDPNPEIFSGNNNLNNRLNSRQQFEYLVQVDGVVKLPVVDRVNLAGLTVNEAEIVLQSAYNEFYKDCFVKIKVNNRRVVLLGANGGQVILLENENVTLAEVLALYGGLSLGAKANNIKLIRGDLSNPMVYQMDLTTIDGMRSTIIKVEPGDIIYVEPWRRPWLAGLRDVSPILSITSSVIAFFLLIQSITR; via the coding sequence ATGTTCCGGCTTGACGACAATTTCACAGAAGAGGATTTGTCTGAACCAGTGAAGAAGGCTGAGGAGAACTATCTGATTCAGGTGAATGACTATATTGAGTTAAACTTATTTACCAATGATGGGGAGCGAATTATTGATCCCAATCCTGAGATATTTAGTGGAAACAATAATCTGAACAATCGCTTAAATTCACGTCAGCAGTTTGAGTATTTGGTTCAGGTAGATGGTGTAGTCAAGTTACCTGTGGTGGACCGGGTAAACTTGGCCGGACTTACAGTCAACGAGGCGGAAATAGTGCTACAAAGCGCATACAATGAGTTCTATAAAGACTGTTTTGTAAAGATCAAAGTAAACAATAGGCGAGTGGTACTTTTGGGAGCGAATGGGGGGCAGGTGATACTTCTGGAAAATGAAAATGTTACATTGGCTGAGGTACTGGCCTTATACGGAGGACTCAGTCTTGGAGCGAAGGCAAACAATATTAAATTGATCCGCGGCGACCTATCCAACCCTATGGTCTATCAGATGGATTTAACAACAATTGACGGTATGAGATCCACGATCATCAAAGTGGAGCCGGGAGACATCATTTATGTTGAGCCCTGGAGAAGGCCCTGGCTGGCTGGTTTGAGGGACGTGTCCCCAATTCTTAGTATTACTTCCAGTGTGATCGCATTTTTTCTCCTAATTCAGAGTATCACGAGGTGA
- a CDS encoding tetratricopeptide repeat protein, producing the protein MQEEYKRKEERELVRKFEAFLKNKEPFYFDEETFLQVISYYQNHEKYNQALKACEVALEQYPYSVDMLMELADVLVKLDRQDDAIEKLEEALNYHPNDPELLMQKGTIHSLLSEYQDAVECYQKTLDFAEDKDEVYYSIGLAFQGMGNYEAAAENYKQAIEFNMLNENALYELAYCLDVSGELESSLDYYHKFIDQDPYSEYAWYNLGIVYNKLEQFEKSIDAYEYAVAIDDDFSSAHFNMGNAYMSLEQYDKALNAYTKTMDIEGPTSETYCHIGAAYEKMEQLELAVKNYQKATKLDHLYHEAWYGLGICLGLQEKWYEAIHFLNKALKLDVENGIYWKAVADAEAKMGNIVSALEAYAEASEMDPENPQVWLDWSNVYYEQGDFQLAQDTVEEGLAECPDDADLFYRSVVYLIEGGKYKMAINRLETALILDFEGHLQLFDYFPNLHTQKALYKIIEQYRKNN; encoded by the coding sequence ATGCAAGAAGAGTATAAGCGCAAGGAAGAGAGAGAGTTGGTGAGAAAGTTTGAAGCGTTCCTTAAAAACAAGGAGCCATTTTACTTCGACGAAGAGACCTTTCTTCAGGTCATCTCTTATTATCAGAATCATGAGAAATACAATCAGGCGTTAAAGGCATGTGAAGTGGCTTTGGAGCAGTATCCATACTCCGTGGATATGCTGATGGAGCTGGCGGATGTGCTGGTAAAGCTGGATAGACAGGATGATGCGATAGAAAAGCTGGAGGAGGCGCTTAACTATCATCCAAATGACCCTGAGTTGCTAATGCAAAAGGGAACCATTCATTCTTTACTCTCGGAATATCAGGATGCGGTGGAATGCTATCAGAAGACCCTGGATTTTGCTGAGGATAAAGATGAGGTGTATTACAGCATCGGATTGGCCTTTCAGGGGATGGGCAATTATGAGGCCGCTGCGGAAAACTACAAACAAGCCATTGAGTTTAATATGCTCAATGAAAACGCGCTGTATGAACTCGCCTACTGCCTGGACGTGTCAGGCGAACTCGAAAGTAGCCTTGATTACTATCATAAATTCATTGATCAGGATCCCTATTCTGAATATGCCTGGTACAATCTGGGTATAGTCTATAACAAACTCGAGCAGTTTGAAAAATCGATAGATGCCTACGAATATGCGGTGGCTATTGACGATGATTTCAGCAGTGCGCACTTTAATATGGGCAATGCCTACATGAGTCTGGAGCAGTATGACAAAGCACTAAATGCGTATACCAAAACCATGGACATTGAGGGGCCTACCTCGGAAACATATTGTCACATAGGTGCTGCATACGAAAAAATGGAGCAGCTCGAATTGGCCGTAAAAAACTATCAAAAAGCTACAAAGCTCGACCACCTTTATCATGAGGCATGGTATGGTCTGGGTATTTGCCTGGGCCTTCAGGAAAAGTGGTATGAGGCCATTCACTTTCTGAATAAAGCACTGAAGCTCGATGTGGAAAATGGCATTTACTGGAAGGCTGTGGCTGATGCCGAAGCGAAGATGGGCAATATAGTGTCTGCTTTGGAAGCTTATGCGGAAGCGAGTGAGATGGATCCTGAAAACCCTCAGGTATGGCTGGATTGGTCCAATGTTTATTATGAGCAGGGTGACTTTCAACTGGCTCAGGACACCGTAGAGGAGGGACTGGCCGAATGCCCTGATGATGCAGATTTGTTTTACAGGAGTGTAGTGTACCTTATTGAGGGAGGGAAATACAAGATGGCCATCAATCGCCTCGAAACTGCCCTTATTTTAGACTTTGAAGGCCACCTACAGTTGTTTGATTATTTCCCCAACTTGCACACTCAGAAAGCACTGTACAAAATCATCGAACAATACCGAAAAAACAATTAG
- a CDS encoding phosphosulfolactate synthase yields the protein MNYHLNQIPYRTSKPRNTGYTMIMDKGLSIREVEDMIDISGDFIDIVKLGWATSYVTKNLKEKLAVYKSAGLPVYLGGTLFEAFIVRNQFSDYQKVLDQFGLEYAEVSDGSIEMNHDEKCGYISTLAKQVTVLSEVGSKDAAKIIPPYKWIEQMQTELDAGAWKVIGEARESGNVGLFRDSGEVRQGLVEEILTKIPEDKILWEAPQKAQQVWFIKLIGTNVNLGNIAPNEVIPLETIRLGLRGDTFDYFLDSLK from the coding sequence ATGAATTACCATTTAAATCAAATACCCTACCGTACGAGCAAGCCACGTAATACTGGTTATACAATGATTATGGATAAAGGCCTCAGTATCAGAGAGGTGGAGGATATGATTGACATATCCGGGGATTTTATCGATATCGTGAAGTTGGGCTGGGCTACATCTTATGTTACCAAGAATTTAAAGGAGAAGCTGGCTGTCTATAAGTCGGCAGGGCTTCCGGTTTACCTCGGTGGGACCCTTTTTGAAGCCTTTATTGTCAGAAATCAGTTCTCAGACTACCAGAAAGTGCTGGATCAGTTTGGTTTAGAGTATGCAGAGGTTTCTGATGGTTCCATAGAGATGAATCATGATGAGAAGTGTGGCTACATCAGTACGCTGGCAAAGCAGGTGACTGTGCTGAGTGAAGTGGGATCGAAGGATGCAGCAAAAATCATCCCTCCTTATAAGTGGATAGAGCAAATGCAGACAGAGCTGGACGCAGGCGCCTGGAAAGTAATCGGTGAGGCCAGAGAGAGCGGGAATGTAGGGCTTTTTAGGGATTCAGGAGAGGTAAGACAAGGTTTGGTGGAGGAGATACTTACCAAGATACCAGAGGACAAGATTTTATGGGAAGCTCCCCAGAAGGCTCAGCAGGTGTGGTTTATCAAGTTGATTGGTACCAATGTAAATCTGGGAAATATTGCCCCGAATGAGGTGATTCCTTTGGAGACGATCCGACTAGGGCTTAGGGGTGATACGTTTGATTATTTTCTCGATAGTCTTAAATAA
- a CDS encoding polysaccharide biosynthesis tyrosine autokinase: protein MKDFDQIENTQGGDEIFNSFDLEKFLFILRKSLLWIFLFIAASVSLAFVYVRYTKPVFQSTSLLKLDFESEATTLGLTSGFKGTMGTGLSGEIELLRSKLFFAKVVDVVDLDVSYYYYGRYLTDERYRNSPFVVSYKIKNLSFYNRPFDVVLNSEDSFELIYVQNGIEQSHTYKFGEDIITEDFNFILHKTDQFKYPESTGKYYFTVNSKDALISYLQGKITVSPENITARTIRISLVDYNRYKARDLLMAVDTLYLDYTKQAKNQALEQKIKFLNSQILVTEDTLETYDSYFENFIIEHRTLNLMADIQRVIENLIKLDSAQHRLDSQLSEALEFNSNYDNYDSLLSESAVPGMPMSLNGFLIEYRELLNQRKEKLRHYNENTYVIKGIDEKLEVFRQSIESLIPKHIEYLKERSKKLGAQSASLEKLFAELPSMRTSFDRNKRFYNLHESYLMSLWRTKMDLEITRAGTVTDFVILSPASIPASPIKPQPTIIYGISLAAGFLISFVFLLIRYLLHNSISSYHELEKLVNVPILGSVPEFTTHKLPLTKLVIMPSSKSAISEALRTIRTNMEFLNGNKVTKTITITSTISGEGKTFVAVNLGAVMAFSKQRVCVVDMDMRKPKVHLAFGDEAHFKGMSTLLIGKNSLDECITNTSIQNLDYIPAGPNPPNPSELILNDEYDNILEELKTRYDLVILDTPPVGLVTDAVLSMKKSDLQLYVVRSDYSKRSFVKSIENLKKMNRFNNLTVIFNSVKAGGRGYGYGYGYGYGYGYYEESK, encoded by the coding sequence GTGAAGGATTTCGATCAAATAGAAAATACGCAAGGAGGAGATGAAATATTCAATTCCTTTGACCTGGAGAAGTTTCTGTTCATTCTGAGAAAGAGTTTGTTATGGATATTTTTATTCATAGCAGCCTCGGTCTCTCTGGCCTTTGTGTATGTGAGATACACAAAACCTGTTTTTCAGTCCACTTCGCTACTCAAATTAGATTTTGAAAGTGAAGCAACGACACTTGGGTTAACTTCAGGATTTAAAGGCACAATGGGTACCGGACTGTCCGGAGAGATTGAACTTTTAAGATCAAAGCTTTTCTTTGCAAAGGTCGTAGATGTAGTGGATCTGGATGTTTCATACTATTATTATGGTAGGTATCTGACAGATGAGCGCTATCGCAATAGTCCTTTTGTAGTTTCTTACAAAATCAAAAATCTTTCGTTCTATAACCGGCCGTTTGATGTCGTTCTAAATTCGGAAGATTCCTTCGAATTGATTTATGTACAAAATGGAATTGAACAAAGTCATACTTACAAGTTTGGCGAGGACATTATCACAGAGGATTTTAATTTCATTCTGCATAAAACGGATCAGTTTAAATATCCCGAGTCTACAGGAAAGTATTACTTCACTGTAAATAGTAAAGATGCCCTTATTAGCTATTTGCAAGGAAAGATTACAGTGAGTCCTGAGAATATTACTGCACGCACCATTCGGATCTCACTGGTGGATTATAATCGGTATAAAGCACGTGATCTGCTCATGGCTGTTGATACATTATATCTGGATTATACCAAACAAGCCAAAAATCAAGCACTTGAACAGAAGATAAAATTTTTGAACTCTCAAATCCTGGTTACTGAAGATACGCTTGAAACTTATGATTCATACTTTGAAAACTTCATAATAGAGCATCGTACCCTAAATTTAATGGCTGATATTCAACGTGTGATTGAGAATCTTATAAAATTAGATTCTGCTCAGCATCGATTGGATAGTCAACTTTCAGAAGCTCTTGAGTTTAATAGTAACTATGATAACTATGATTCTTTACTCTCCGAGTCAGCTGTTCCGGGCATGCCAATGTCTTTGAACGGATTTCTGATAGAATACAGAGAATTGTTAAATCAACGTAAGGAAAAACTAAGACATTACAATGAGAATACATATGTAATTAAGGGGATCGATGAGAAACTTGAAGTTTTTAGACAATCCATCGAGTCTCTGATTCCAAAGCATATCGAATACCTAAAGGAGCGGAGTAAAAAACTTGGTGCACAGAGCGCATCCCTTGAAAAATTGTTTGCCGAACTCCCATCGATGAGGACAAGTTTTGATAGAAACAAGCGATTTTACAACCTCCATGAAAGTTACTTGATGTCACTATGGCGGACTAAAATGGATTTGGAAATTACAAGGGCAGGAACTGTTACGGATTTCGTAATTCTTTCACCCGCATCAATTCCAGCATCCCCTATCAAACCCCAACCCACTATTATTTATGGTATATCATTGGCTGCTGGGTTTCTGATTTCTTTTGTATTCCTTCTGATTAGGTATTTGTTGCACAATAGCATTTCCAGTTATCATGAACTGGAAAAGTTGGTGAATGTGCCGATCCTTGGGTCTGTTCCTGAGTTTACTACTCACAAGCTGCCATTGACCAAGCTGGTAATTATGCCGAGCTCAAAGTCAGCCATAAGTGAAGCGCTGAGGACTATCCGGACCAACATGGAGTTTCTGAATGGAAACAAGGTGACAAAAACCATTACCATCACCTCTACAATTTCCGGGGAAGGAAAGACGTTCGTTGCGGTCAACTTGGGGGCAGTGATGGCTTTCTCCAAGCAGCGAGTGTGTGTCGTGGACATGGATATGCGTAAGCCAAAGGTGCACCTGGCCTTTGGTGATGAAGCTCATTTCAAGGGAATGAGTACGTTGCTTATTGGCAAAAACTCATTGGATGAGTGCATAACCAATACTTCCATCCAGAATTTAGACTATATCCCCGCTGGCCCTAATCCTCCCAATCCATCGGAACTCATTCTGAATGATGAGTATGACAACATACTGGAAGAGCTAAAAACACGCTACGACCTGGTGATCTTGGATACGCCACCCGTAGGGCTGGTGACAGATGCAGTACTGAGCATGAAAAAGTCAGATCTTCAGCTTTATGTCGTAAGGTCTGATTACTCTAAGCGGTCATTTGTTAAATCCATAGAGAATCTCAAGAAGATGAACCGCTTCAACAACCTTACTGTAATCTTTAATTCCGTGAAGGCTGGCGGAAGGGGATATGGTTACGGCTATGGTTATGGTTACGGCTATGGCTACTACGAAGAATCTAAATAA
- a CDS encoding GMC oxidoreductase, with the protein MPINTTFQIGEKADAYDAIVIGSGVSGGWAAKELTEKGLKTLVLERGRPVEHRKDYITEHKAPWEFDLRGQLTQEEKKEYSQAVRIGYLDKTALHFFSKDSESPYVEEKPFVWARGYQVGGKSITWGRYTFRISDLDFEANQKEGVGVDWPIRYKDIAPWYDYVEQFAGISGEKLGLDYLPDGNFQKPMELNVVEKHLRKRIRELYPERYLTIARAAVLTEPIGERAPCHYCGPCWRGCSTGSYFSSLSSTLPAAAATGNLTIRPFSVVHSIIYDPETRKASGVRVIDSETKETIEFKAKVIFVCASAMASTQILLNSRSEEFPDGIGNTSGVLGHYLMDHHLGMDVNATVPGFLDRTTRGNRPIGFYIPRYRNIGGASDMPDFSRGYGFEGSAYREGWSKAFGMEGFGADFKNKVKEAGEWRVGMWGFGETLPYYDNHARLHPTETDEFGIPKMVFNAEIKDNEKRMRQDCLDSMAEMLENVGCTNITAEDNAAGAVPGFGIHEMGTARMGRDPKTSFLNGNNQAHEVPNLFVTDGACMTSSPCQNPSITYMALTARAADFAVKQLKSGNL; encoded by the coding sequence ATGCCCATTAACACTACTTTTCAGATTGGAGAAAAAGCGGATGCCTATGATGCCATAGTCATTGGCTCCGGTGTCTCCGGCGGCTGGGCCGCCAAAGAACTTACCGAAAAAGGCCTAAAAACCCTGGTGCTCGAAAGAGGTCGCCCGGTGGAGCATCGAAAAGACTACATCACCGAACACAAAGCTCCGTGGGAATTTGACCTGAGGGGGCAACTCACCCAAGAGGAGAAAAAGGAATATTCACAGGCTGTAAGAATCGGTTACCTGGACAAAACTGCGTTGCATTTCTTCTCAAAGGACTCAGAAAGCCCATATGTAGAAGAAAAACCATTTGTCTGGGCACGGGGATATCAGGTGGGTGGCAAATCCATCACCTGGGGACGCTATACTTTCCGCATTTCTGATCTGGATTTTGAAGCCAACCAAAAAGAAGGTGTGGGTGTGGACTGGCCTATCAGGTATAAGGACATAGCTCCCTGGTATGACTATGTAGAGCAATTCGCGGGAATTTCCGGCGAAAAGCTGGGACTCGACTATCTCCCTGACGGCAACTTTCAAAAGCCTATGGAGCTGAATGTGGTCGAAAAGCATTTGAGAAAGCGAATCCGCGAACTCTATCCTGAAAGATACCTCACCATCGCCAGAGCGGCTGTTTTGACAGAGCCCATTGGCGAGCGTGCACCCTGCCACTACTGTGGGCCGTGCTGGCGCGGTTGCAGTACGGGCTCTTATTTCAGTTCATTGTCTTCTACTCTGCCTGCGGCAGCTGCTACGGGCAACCTTACCATCCGCCCTTTCAGCGTAGTACACAGCATCATTTACGACCCGGAAACCCGAAAAGCATCAGGCGTACGAGTGATTGACAGTGAGACCAAAGAAACCATAGAGTTTAAGGCCAAAGTGATTTTTGTATGCGCCTCGGCAATGGCCTCCACCCAGATCCTGCTCAATTCCAGATCTGAAGAATTTCCTGACGGTATTGGCAATACCAGTGGCGTGCTGGGCCATTACCTGATGGATCATCACCTGGGTATGGATGTCAACGCCACAGTCCCTGGTTTTCTGGATAGAACCACCCGTGGTAACCGGCCCATTGGCTTTTATATCCCGCGGTATAGAAACATAGGAGGAGCGTCAGATATGCCCGATTTCTCCAGGGGATATGGCTTTGAAGGGTCTGCCTATCGTGAGGGATGGTCAAAAGCCTTTGGTATGGAGGGCTTTGGTGCAGACTTTAAAAACAAAGTAAAGGAGGCTGGTGAATGGAGGGTAGGCATGTGGGGATTTGGAGAAACCCTGCCTTACTACGACAATCACGCCCGGCTACACCCGACGGAAACAGATGAGTTTGGCATCCCGAAGATGGTTTTCAACGCAGAAATTAAAGACAACGAAAAACGTATGCGGCAGGATTGTCTGGACTCTATGGCCGAGATGCTGGAAAACGTAGGATGTACCAATATCACGGCTGAAGACAATGCCGCCGGGGCGGTACCAGGGTTTGGTATACACGAAATGGGCACTGCCAGGATGGGAAGAGACCCCAAGACTTCATTTCTCAATGGCAACAACCAAGCGCATGAAGTACCGAATCTATTCGTCACGGATGGGGCCTGTATGACCTCCTCTCCTTGTCAAAACCCCTCTATTACCTATATGGCCCTCACAGCGCGAGCTGCTGATTTTGCTGTGAAACAATTAAAATCCGGAAACCTCTAA
- a CDS encoding DUF368 domain-containing protein codes for MKRIVLLLKGMAMGGADVIPGVSGGTIALITGIYEELIHSIKSVDAVALKLLLKLDIKGLWQRINGAFLVNVFAGVLISIFSLAKLITYLLEVHPIPVWSFFFGLILISAYFVMPRTRGWADYLSLFVGAVLAYLITSLTPGDTPEELWFIFISGAIAICAMILPGISGSFILLLLGKYEFVLGAVKTFDLSIIVVFAAGCAVGIISFSKVIHWLLLHHKGVTLSLLAGFMVGSLNKIWPWKDESGDVFVNLSPNDFTTVTDQPNQLYLAIIFFSLGIIIVGGLEWLGKKLA; via the coding sequence ATGAAAAGAATTGTTCTACTCCTGAAAGGCATGGCCATGGGTGGTGCCGATGTGATTCCTGGTGTGTCTGGTGGTACGATTGCTCTGATCACGGGCATCTATGAAGAATTAATCCACTCTATCAAATCGGTGGATGCTGTGGCGTTGAAACTACTCCTGAAGTTGGATATTAAGGGTTTGTGGCAGCGCATCAATGGTGCATTTTTGGTGAATGTGTTTGCTGGTGTTCTGATCAGCATTTTTTCATTGGCCAAGCTCATTACCTATTTGCTGGAGGTTCATCCTATCCCTGTTTGGTCCTTCTTTTTTGGGCTTATTTTGATTTCGGCATACTTTGTCATGCCCCGCACACGTGGTTGGGCGGACTACCTTTCACTTTTTGTAGGGGCTGTTCTGGCTTATCTGATTACCTCACTCACACCAGGTGATACACCGGAGGAACTGTGGTTTATTTTTATTTCTGGGGCCATTGCCATATGCGCCATGATCCTGCCGGGAATCTCCGGCTCGTTTATCCTTCTCCTGCTGGGGAAGTATGAGTTTGTATTGGGTGCAGTTAAAACATTTGATCTATCCATTATTGTGGTGTTCGCTGCTGGTTGTGCTGTCGGGATTATTTCCTTCTCAAAGGTTATTCACTGGCTTCTGCTTCATCATAAAGGAGTCACATTATCCCTTCTGGCCGGCTTCATGGTCGGGTCACTCAATAAAATATGGCCCTGGAAAGATGAATCCGGAGATGTTTTCGTGAATTTGAGCCCCAATGACTTCACAACGGTCACAGATCAACCAAATCAACTATATTTAGCTATTATATTCTTTTCCCTTGGAATCATCATTGTAGGTGGTTTGGAGTGGTTAGGAAAAAAACTAGCTTAA
- a CDS encoding tyrosine-protein phosphatase, with the protein MFGWFSKKVGIDIRVDIHSHLLPNLDDGVRDFDESLEIIRGFSRLGFKKLITTPHIYSDHYPNNRETILGALDQLKELLRQERLSIEVEAAAEYYIDSHLIDLLDGKAPILSFGTPRYVLVETGFHTKPIIFDEVIFKLKSLNYVPVLAHPERYMYLEDDLSWLRQIREKGVRLQVSIPSLNGFYGSNPKRMAMKLLKEGMVDFFGSDLHRKSQMEGFEKSLGIKISPQNVLNNELI; encoded by the coding sequence ATGTTTGGATGGTTTTCTAAGAAAGTAGGGATTGATATCCGGGTTGATATTCATAGTCACCTGTTGCCAAATCTTGACGATGGGGTGCGTGATTTCGATGAATCACTCGAAATTATTCGTGGATTTTCCAGACTTGGCTTCAAAAAACTCATAACTACTCCACACATTTATTCAGATCACTACCCAAATAACCGTGAGACCATTCTGGGGGCCCTTGATCAATTAAAGGAATTACTGAGGCAGGAGAGGCTGAGCATAGAGGTGGAAGCGGCTGCAGAGTATTACATAGATTCTCACCTGATTGATCTATTAGACGGAAAAGCGCCAATCCTGAGTTTTGGAACCCCGCGATATGTACTGGTGGAAACCGGATTTCATACCAAGCCCATCATTTTTGATGAGGTCATATTCAAACTCAAGTCCCTTAATTACGTACCCGTCTTAGCCCACCCAGAGCGCTACATGTATTTGGAGGATGATCTGTCATGGTTAAGGCAGATTCGTGAAAAGGGTGTGAGGTTGCAGGTATCAATACCATCACTAAACGGATTTTACGGTTCAAACCCTAAGAGGATGGCGATGAAACTGCTCAAAGAAGGAATGGTGGATTTTTTTGGGTCAGACCTACACAGGAAGAGCCAGATGGAGGGTTTCGAGAAGTCATTGGGGATAAAAATTTCACCTCAAAATGTGCTGAACAATGAACTTATTTGA
- the hflX gene encoding GTPase HflX yields the protein MIETKKEQEYGVLVAVTPKFQADDKTIEFLEELEFLVQTLDIKVEKTYAQKLERPDTKTFVGKGKLEEIKEFVKAKNIGNVIFDDDLTPSQLRNLEKELKVKIYDRSLLILDIFLKRAQTTQAKTQVELARYQYLLPRLTRMWTHLERQRGGTGTRGGAGEKEIETDRRNIRNQINVLRKKLDKIETQAATRRKSRDGIVRVALVGYTNAGKSSLMNLISKEQVYAKDELFATVDSTVRKVVINQIPFLLSDTVGFIRKLPHNLIESFKSTLEEVKEADFLLHVIDVSNPAYEDHIQVVEKTLEEIGAADIKTIRIYNKVDKVEDIAELHLNENGANDQAMFVSAKTKYHLTEMRELLAKEVKKEHIKIYPNYLEPETY from the coding sequence ATGATAGAAACTAAAAAAGAACAAGAATACGGCGTGTTGGTAGCTGTCACCCCAAAGTTTCAGGCTGACGATAAAACCATTGAGTTTCTTGAAGAACTGGAATTTCTGGTGCAAACACTGGACATCAAAGTAGAGAAGACTTACGCTCAAAAGCTGGAGCGTCCTGACACCAAAACTTTTGTTGGCAAAGGGAAACTGGAAGAAATCAAGGAGTTTGTCAAGGCCAAAAACATTGGCAACGTTATTTTTGATGATGACCTCACGCCTTCTCAACTGCGCAACCTCGAAAAGGAGCTGAAAGTAAAAATATACGACAGAAGTTTACTGATTCTTGATATTTTCCTCAAAAGAGCCCAAACCACACAGGCCAAAACGCAAGTGGAGCTGGCCAGGTATCAATACCTGCTGCCTCGTCTGACCCGCATGTGGACTCACCTGGAACGCCAAAGGGGAGGCACTGGCACACGTGGTGGAGCCGGAGAAAAAGAGATAGAAACTGACAGAAGGAATATCCGAAATCAGATCAATGTCCTCCGTAAAAAGCTGGACAAAATAGAAACTCAGGCTGCCACCAGGCGAAAATCAAGAGATGGAATCGTGCGCGTAGCGCTGGTAGGTTATACCAACGCGGGGAAATCCTCCCTGATGAACCTCATTAGCAAAGAGCAGGTGTATGCCAAAGACGAACTCTTCGCGACGGTGGACTCCACCGTCCGCAAGGTGGTGATTAATCAGATTCCTTTTTTGCTGTCCGATACTGTTGGTTTTATTCGTAAACTCCCACACAACCTGATCGAGTCGTTCAAATCTACTCTGGAAGAGGTAAAGGAAGCGGACTTCCTGCTCCATGTTATCGATGTGTCCAACCCGGCTTATGAAGATCACATACAGGTGGTGGAAAAGACCCTGGAGGAGATTGGTGCTGCTGATATTAAGACCATTAGGATTTACAATAAAGTAGATAAAGTGGAGGACATTGCCGAGCTTCATTTGAACGAGAACGGAGCAAATGACCAAGCGATGTTTGTCTCTGCCAAAACAAAATACCATTTGACGGAGATGCGTGAGCTCCTCGCCAAAGAAGTAAAAAAAGAGCACATCAAGATTTATCCCAATTACCTGGAACCGGAAACTTATTGA
- a CDS encoding glycosyltransferase family 4 protein: MKIAIIINTSWNIYNFRRGLVRCFLDRGDEVIAIAPGDAYSKKLQDLGCRLIDLPMSASGMNPFTDFVLLLKLRGILKEERPDVVLTYTIKPNIYGSLAAGWLGIPCICNVSGLGTTFLWKGWVKKMATTLYSFAFRFNSWVFFQNTDDREEFGRFVRIDMSKTSLLPGSGVDVDHFKPGSPPENSIPVFLMISRLLVEKGIYDFIEAIRILRRKGRKAEFHLIGGLDEEHSRAVSRSELEEWIEEGLISYQEHIEDVRVAIAQADVVVLPSYREGTPRTLLEAGAMGKPLIATDVPGCNHVLIDGYNGFLCKVKNPNDLAAKMSLFLSLNDEEQFQMAQNARQSIVERFDERLVIKLYSDKMDEFVSGL; the protein is encoded by the coding sequence ATGAAAATTGCGATTATCATTAATACCAGCTGGAATATTTATAATTTTCGCAGGGGTCTTGTGAGGTGTTTTCTTGATCGTGGAGATGAGGTGATTGCCATCGCTCCGGGGGATGCATACTCGAAAAAGCTTCAGGACCTTGGATGTCGATTGATTGACCTGCCCATGTCTGCCAGTGGTATGAACCCCTTCACTGATTTTGTCTTGCTCCTGAAATTGCGAGGCATTCTGAAGGAAGAAAGACCCGACGTGGTGCTGACCTACACCATCAAGCCCAACATCTATGGTTCGTTAGCAGCCGGGTGGCTTGGAATCCCCTGTATCTGTAATGTGAGTGGATTGGGGACTACTTTTTTATGGAAAGGATGGGTAAAGAAAATGGCCACAACACTCTATTCATTTGCGTTTCGGTTCAATAGTTGGGTGTTTTTTCAGAACACGGATGATCGTGAAGAATTTGGCAGGTTTGTGAGGATTGATATGAGCAAAACGAGTCTTCTTCCTGGCTCAGGGGTAGATGTTGATCACTTTAAGCCGGGCTCACCTCCAGAGAACTCCATTCCTGTCTTTTTAATGATTAGTAGGCTTTTGGTGGAGAAAGGAATATACGATTTCATTGAAGCCATCAGGATTTTAAGAAGGAAGGGGAGGAAGGCCGAGTTTCATTTGATTGGTGGATTGGATGAAGAGCATTCACGAGCGGTTTCCAGAAGTGAGTTGGAAGAGTGGATAGAAGAGGGATTGATCAGCTATCAGGAACATATTGAGGATGTGAGGGTGGCTATTGCGCAGGCTGATGTGGTGGTTTTACCTTCTTACAGGGAGGGTACACCGCGTACCTTGCTGGAGGCCGGCGCCATGGGGAAGCCATTGATAGCTACGGATGTACCAGGGTGCAATCATGTACTCATTGATGGATACAATGGATTCCTGTGCAAAGTCAAAAATCCCAATGACCTTGCTGCTAAGATGAGCTTGTTTCTTTCCCTTAATGATGAGGAGCAATTTCAAATGGCTCAAAACGCTCGCCAGAGCATTGTAGAGCGGTTTGATGAGCGACTGGTCATCAAGCTTTATAGTGACAAGATGGATGAATTCGTTTCGGGCTTATAA